One Triticum dicoccoides isolate Atlit2015 ecotype Zavitan chromosome 4B, WEW_v2.0, whole genome shotgun sequence genomic window carries:
- the LOC119290635 gene encoding protein SUPPRESSOR OF QUENCHING 1, chloroplastic-like isoform X1 — protein MARQIVPSRSFHRLLTSRHYPLASPAPPLRPLLLPKALSRATAAASPQLPRRGRRPVVAASASAPAPSSPETEAVPGAWGKVSAVLFDMDGVLCNSEEPSRRAAVDVFAEMGVDVTVDDFIPFTGTGEANFLGGVARVKGVKAFSTESAKKRFFEIYLDKYAKPNSGIGFPGALELIMECKNAGLKVAVASSADRVKVDANLAAAGLPVSLFDAIVSADAFENLKPAPDIFLAASKNLGVDTDECIVIEDALAGVQAAKAAEIRCIAVTTSLDEDALQQASPVFIRKDIGDISINDILYGGSNAYHIDADERTENTENISSLGNASPEILNGATNAESVENTNSSSSKGQGLLGSRRDILRYGSLGIAFSCLFFTIGNWKAMQFASPKGLLNFFTGGNSSIFATNEGESLSSRVQQIKKYLADFETGGSATYVPEFPRKLDWLNTAPLQFGRDLKGRVVVLDFWTYCCINCMHVLPDLEFIEKKYKDKPFTVVGVHSAKFDNEKDLEAIRSAVLRYNVTHPVVNDGDMYLWRELGVNSWPTFVVVAPNGKVLAQISGEGHRKDLDDVVGAALEFYDERKLLQNNSLPLALEKDRDGRLITSPLKFPGKLAIDVQNNRLFISDSNHNRIVVTNLDGEFICQVGSSEEGLLDGQFDTASFNRPQGLAYNFKKNILYVADTENHALREVDFVNETVRTLAGNGTKGSDYEGGGRGTNQVLNSPWDVCYAPSEETVYIAMAGQHQIWKHNTLDGVTEVFSGNGSEKNLNGSSPTNTSFAQPSGISLDPELEELFVADSESSSIRAVNLKSGGSRWLAGGDPNFPDNLFRFGDHDGTGWDVLLQHPLGVVYASDNQIYVADSYNHKIKKLDPVTKKVTTIAGTGRAGYMDGDALSAQLSEPAGLVEVGEGRFLVADTNNSAIRSIVLNERGAEVRTLDLTGVQPPSPKPKALRRLRRRLSADTNVINVDGGSSMEGYVSLAISVPYGYHFSKEARSKFDVETEPANAIEIEPVNGSLNSDGQASLKFKRTSSSSSTGRINCKVYYCKEDEVCLYQSVAFDVKFQEGVPSPAPITLAYTVVPRDNSGSSQLMAAGKNL, from the exons ATGGCGCGGCAAATCGTGCCTTCTAGAAGCTTCCACCGCCTTCTGACCTCTCGGCACTACCCGCTCGCCTCCCCGGCGCCACCGCTCCGCCCTCTACTTCTACCGAAAGCCCTATCtcgggccaccgccgccgcctccccgcaacTCCCTCGCCGGGGGCGACGtcccgtcgtcgccgcctccgcctccgccccagcgccttcctcgccggagaccgaggCGGTGCCGGGGGCATGGGGGAAGGTCTCGGCCGTGCTATTCGATATGGACGGCGTGCTCTGCAACAGCGAGGAGCCGTCGCGCCGCGCCGCCGTGGACGTCTTCGCCGAGATGGGCGTCGACGTCACCGTGGATGACTTCATCCCCTTCACGGGCACAG GCGAGGCCAATTTCCTTGGAGGTGTTGCCAGGGTGAAAGGAGTGAAAGCTTTCAGTACTGAAAGCGCCAAGAAGCGCTTTTTTGAGATATACCTTGACAAG TATGCTAAACCAAATTCTGGAATTGGGTTCCCAGGGGCTCTGGAACTCATCATGGAG TGCAAAAACGCAGGTCTGAAGGTCGCTGTTGCATCTAGCGCTGATAGGGTTAAGGTTGACGCAAATCTGGCGGCTGCTggtttgcctgtatcgct ATTTGATGCTATTGTTTCCGCTGATGCTTTTGAAAATTTAAAGCCTGCTCCAGACATATTCCTTGCAGCATCTAAGAACTTAGGTGTTGACACGGATGAG TGCATCGTGATAGAAGATGCGCTTGCTGGAGTTCAAGCTGCGAAAGCTGCGGAAATACG ATGTATTGCTGTGACGACTTCTCTAGATGAAGATGCATTACAACAAGCCAGTCCTGTGTTCATCAGAAAAGACATTGGAGATATTTCAATTAATGACATCTTGTATGGTGGTTCTAATGCTTACCACA TTGATGCAGATGAACGGACAGAAAATACCGAGAATATTAGTTCCTTAGGAAATGCTTCTCCTGAAATTCTGAATGGAGCAACTAATGCTGAATCTGTTGAGAATACAAACTCTTCAAGTTCGAAAGGCCAAGG GTTGTTGGGTTCTCGTCGGGATATATTAAGATATGGAAGTCTTGGAATAGCTTTTTCATGTCTTTTCTTTACAATCGGAAATTGGAAG GCAATGCAGTTCGCATCTCCTAAAGGTCTGCTTAATTTTTTCACGGGTGGGAACAGTTCAATTTTTGCAACTAATGAAG GAGAATCACTGTCATCAAGAGTTCAGCAAATAAAGAAGTATTTAGCTGATTTTGAAACTGG GGGCTCTGCCACTTACGTACCTGAGTTCCCAAGAAAGCTCGACTGGCTGAATACAGCCCCACTTCAGTTTGGAAGA GATTTAAAAGGAAGAGTAGTCGTGTTGGATTTTTGGACATACTGCTGCATCAACTGCATGCATGTCTTGCCAGACCTGGAGTTTATAGAGAAGAAGTATAAAGATAAACCT TTCACTGTTGTTGGTGTGCATTCTGCCAAATTTGATAATGAAAAAGATCTTGAAGCCATCCGCAGTGCTGTCCTGCGCTACAATGTTACTCATCCA GTTGTAAATGACGGTGACATGTACTTGTGGAGAGAACTGGGGGTGAACTCTTGGCCGACGTTTGTGGTTGTCGCGCCCAATGGAAAGGTTCTAGCACAAATATCAGGCGAAGGCCACAGAAAG GACCTTGATGACGTAGTTGGTGCAGCACTTGAGTTTTATGATGAAAGGAAATTACTACAGAATAATTCCCTCCCCTTGGCATTGGAGAAGGACAGGGATGGTCGATTAATAACTTCACCACTAAAGTTTCCTGGGAAACTTGCAATTGATGTACAGAACAATCGATTATTTATATCAGACAGTAACCACAATCGAATT GTGGTCACTAACCTGGACGGGGAATTTATATGCCAAGTTGGAAGTTCGGAAGAAGGACTACTTGATGGCCAATTTGATACTGCCTCGTTTAATCGCCCTCAA GGTCTTGCATACAATTTCAAAAAGAATATCCTATATGTAGCGGACACTGAGAACCATGCACTGCG AGAGGTTGATTTTGTTAACGAGACTGTCAGAACACTAGCTGGAAATGGGACCAAAGGTTCCGACTACGAAGGAGGAGGCCGAGGAACTAATCAG GTTCTAAATTCACCATGGGATGTCTGCTATGCTCCCTCGGAGGAGACCGTGTACATTGCGATGGCGGGACAACATCAAATCTGGAAACACAACACCCTTGATGGTGTAACTGAAGTTTTCAGTGGTAATGGCTCCGAAAAAAATCTGAATGGTTCAAG CCCCACCAACACATCGTTTGCGCAGCCATCTGGGATTTCATTGGATCCTG AACTGGAGGAGTTATTTGTTGCTGATAGTGAAAGCAGTTCCATTCGAGCTGTTAATTTGAAGTCAGGGGGGTCAAGATGGCTTGCTGGGGGAGATCCAAATTTTCCAGATAATTTGTTTAGG TTTGGCGATCATGATGGGACTGGCTGGGATGTGCTACTCCAGCATCCCTTGGGTGTTGTCTATGCTAGCGATAATCAAATATATGTTGCAGATTCTTATAATCACAAG ATAAAAAAGTTAGATCCCGTCACAAAAAAAGTTACAACGATTGCTGGTACTGGACGTGCAGGATACATGGATGGTGATGCCTTGTCAGCTCAA CTATCTGAGCCAGCAGGACTTGTTGAAGTTGGAGAAG GAAGATTTCTTGTAGCAGATACAAACAACAGTGCAATCAGATCTATAGTTCTGAATGAGAGAGGTGCTGAGGTGCGCACACTAGATTTGACTGGAGTGCAGCCGCCATCACCAAAACCGAAGGCGTTGAGACGCCTAAGACGACGGTTATCAGCAGACACAAATGTTATTAATGTTGATGGTGGTTCCTCAATGGAAGGATATGTGTCTCTTGCAATCTCAGTTCCTTATGGTTACCATTTCTCGAAG GAAGCTCGCAGCAAATTTGATGTGGAAACAGAACCAGCTAATGCAATTGAGATCGAGCCAGTGAATGGATCTCTAAACTCAGATGGGCAGGCGTCACTCAAGTTCaaaagaacatcatcatcatcatcaacaggaAGGATCAACTGCAAG GTTTACTACTGCAAAGAAGATGAAGTTTGTCTTTACCAATCTGTGGCTTTTGATGTCAAATTCCAAGAGGGGGTACCCAGTCCTGCACCAATTACTCTAGCCTATACTGTGGTGCCGAGAGATAATTCAGGGAGTTCGCAGTTAATGGCtgctggtaagaacttgtaa
- the LOC119290635 gene encoding protein SUPPRESSOR OF QUENCHING 1, chloroplastic-like isoform X3, with product MARQIVPSRSFHRLLTSRHYPLASPAPPLRPLLLPKALSRATAAASPQLPRRGRRPVVAASASAPAPSSPETEAVPGAWGKVSAVLFDMDGVLCNSEEPSRRAAVDVFAEMGVDVTVDDFIPFTGTGEANFLGGVARVKGVKAFSTESAKKRFFEIYLDKYAKPNSGIGFPGALELIMECKNAGLKVAVASSADRVKVDANLAAAGLPVSLFDAIVSADAFENLKPAPDIFLAASKNLGVDTDECIVIEDALAGVQAAKAAEIRCIAVTTSLDEDALQQASPVFIRKDIGDISINDILYGGSNAYHIDADERTENTENISSLGNASPEILNGATNAESVENTNSSSSKGQGLLGSRRDILRYGSLGIAFSCLFFTIGNWKAMQFASPKGLLNFFTGGNSSIFATNEGESLSSRVQQIKKYLADFETGGSATYVPEFPRKLDWLNTAPLQFGRDLKGRVVVLDFWTYCCINCMHVLPDLEFIEKKYKDKPVVNDGDMYLWRELGVNSWPTFVVVAPNGKVLAQISGEGHRKDLDDVVGAALEFYDERKLLQNNSLPLALEKDRDGRLITSPLKFPGKLAIDVQNNRLFISDSNHNRIVVTNLDGEFICQVGSSEEGLLDGQFDTASFNRPQGLAYNFKKNILYVADTENHALREVDFVNETVRTLAGNGTKGSDYEGGGRGTNQVLNSPWDVCYAPSEETVYIAMAGQHQIWKHNTLDGVTEVFSGNGSEKNLNGSSPTNTSFAQPSGISLDPELEELFVADSESSSIRAVNLKSGGSRWLAGGDPNFPDNLFRFGDHDGTGWDVLLQHPLGVVYASDNQIYVADSYNHKIKKLDPVTKKVTTIAGTGRAGYMDGDALSAQLSEPAGLVEVGEGRFLVADTNNSAIRSIVLNERGAEVRTLDLTGVQPPSPKPKALRRLRRRLSADTNVINVDGGSSMEGYVSLAISVPYGYHFSKEARSKFDVETEPANAIEIEPVNGSLNSDGQASLKFKRTSSSSSTGRINCKVYYCKEDEVCLYQSVAFDVKFQEGVPSPAPITLAYTVVPRDNSGSSQLMAAGKNL from the exons ATGGCGCGGCAAATCGTGCCTTCTAGAAGCTTCCACCGCCTTCTGACCTCTCGGCACTACCCGCTCGCCTCCCCGGCGCCACCGCTCCGCCCTCTACTTCTACCGAAAGCCCTATCtcgggccaccgccgccgcctccccgcaacTCCCTCGCCGGGGGCGACGtcccgtcgtcgccgcctccgcctccgccccagcgccttcctcgccggagaccgaggCGGTGCCGGGGGCATGGGGGAAGGTCTCGGCCGTGCTATTCGATATGGACGGCGTGCTCTGCAACAGCGAGGAGCCGTCGCGCCGCGCCGCCGTGGACGTCTTCGCCGAGATGGGCGTCGACGTCACCGTGGATGACTTCATCCCCTTCACGGGCACAG GCGAGGCCAATTTCCTTGGAGGTGTTGCCAGGGTGAAAGGAGTGAAAGCTTTCAGTACTGAAAGCGCCAAGAAGCGCTTTTTTGAGATATACCTTGACAAG TATGCTAAACCAAATTCTGGAATTGGGTTCCCAGGGGCTCTGGAACTCATCATGGAG TGCAAAAACGCAGGTCTGAAGGTCGCTGTTGCATCTAGCGCTGATAGGGTTAAGGTTGACGCAAATCTGGCGGCTGCTggtttgcctgtatcgct ATTTGATGCTATTGTTTCCGCTGATGCTTTTGAAAATTTAAAGCCTGCTCCAGACATATTCCTTGCAGCATCTAAGAACTTAGGTGTTGACACGGATGAG TGCATCGTGATAGAAGATGCGCTTGCTGGAGTTCAAGCTGCGAAAGCTGCGGAAATACG ATGTATTGCTGTGACGACTTCTCTAGATGAAGATGCATTACAACAAGCCAGTCCTGTGTTCATCAGAAAAGACATTGGAGATATTTCAATTAATGACATCTTGTATGGTGGTTCTAATGCTTACCACA TTGATGCAGATGAACGGACAGAAAATACCGAGAATATTAGTTCCTTAGGAAATGCTTCTCCTGAAATTCTGAATGGAGCAACTAATGCTGAATCTGTTGAGAATACAAACTCTTCAAGTTCGAAAGGCCAAGG GTTGTTGGGTTCTCGTCGGGATATATTAAGATATGGAAGTCTTGGAATAGCTTTTTCATGTCTTTTCTTTACAATCGGAAATTGGAAG GCAATGCAGTTCGCATCTCCTAAAGGTCTGCTTAATTTTTTCACGGGTGGGAACAGTTCAATTTTTGCAACTAATGAAG GAGAATCACTGTCATCAAGAGTTCAGCAAATAAAGAAGTATTTAGCTGATTTTGAAACTGG GGGCTCTGCCACTTACGTACCTGAGTTCCCAAGAAAGCTCGACTGGCTGAATACAGCCCCACTTCAGTTTGGAAGA GATTTAAAAGGAAGAGTAGTCGTGTTGGATTTTTGGACATACTGCTGCATCAACTGCATGCATGTCTTGCCAGACCTGGAGTTTATAGAGAAGAAGTATAAAGATAAACCT GTTGTAAATGACGGTGACATGTACTTGTGGAGAGAACTGGGGGTGAACTCTTGGCCGACGTTTGTGGTTGTCGCGCCCAATGGAAAGGTTCTAGCACAAATATCAGGCGAAGGCCACAGAAAG GACCTTGATGACGTAGTTGGTGCAGCACTTGAGTTTTATGATGAAAGGAAATTACTACAGAATAATTCCCTCCCCTTGGCATTGGAGAAGGACAGGGATGGTCGATTAATAACTTCACCACTAAAGTTTCCTGGGAAACTTGCAATTGATGTACAGAACAATCGATTATTTATATCAGACAGTAACCACAATCGAATT GTGGTCACTAACCTGGACGGGGAATTTATATGCCAAGTTGGAAGTTCGGAAGAAGGACTACTTGATGGCCAATTTGATACTGCCTCGTTTAATCGCCCTCAA GGTCTTGCATACAATTTCAAAAAGAATATCCTATATGTAGCGGACACTGAGAACCATGCACTGCG AGAGGTTGATTTTGTTAACGAGACTGTCAGAACACTAGCTGGAAATGGGACCAAAGGTTCCGACTACGAAGGAGGAGGCCGAGGAACTAATCAG GTTCTAAATTCACCATGGGATGTCTGCTATGCTCCCTCGGAGGAGACCGTGTACATTGCGATGGCGGGACAACATCAAATCTGGAAACACAACACCCTTGATGGTGTAACTGAAGTTTTCAGTGGTAATGGCTCCGAAAAAAATCTGAATGGTTCAAG CCCCACCAACACATCGTTTGCGCAGCCATCTGGGATTTCATTGGATCCTG AACTGGAGGAGTTATTTGTTGCTGATAGTGAAAGCAGTTCCATTCGAGCTGTTAATTTGAAGTCAGGGGGGTCAAGATGGCTTGCTGGGGGAGATCCAAATTTTCCAGATAATTTGTTTAGG TTTGGCGATCATGATGGGACTGGCTGGGATGTGCTACTCCAGCATCCCTTGGGTGTTGTCTATGCTAGCGATAATCAAATATATGTTGCAGATTCTTATAATCACAAG ATAAAAAAGTTAGATCCCGTCACAAAAAAAGTTACAACGATTGCTGGTACTGGACGTGCAGGATACATGGATGGTGATGCCTTGTCAGCTCAA CTATCTGAGCCAGCAGGACTTGTTGAAGTTGGAGAAG GAAGATTTCTTGTAGCAGATACAAACAACAGTGCAATCAGATCTATAGTTCTGAATGAGAGAGGTGCTGAGGTGCGCACACTAGATTTGACTGGAGTGCAGCCGCCATCACCAAAACCGAAGGCGTTGAGACGCCTAAGACGACGGTTATCAGCAGACACAAATGTTATTAATGTTGATGGTGGTTCCTCAATGGAAGGATATGTGTCTCTTGCAATCTCAGTTCCTTATGGTTACCATTTCTCGAAG GAAGCTCGCAGCAAATTTGATGTGGAAACAGAACCAGCTAATGCAATTGAGATCGAGCCAGTGAATGGATCTCTAAACTCAGATGGGCAGGCGTCACTCAAGTTCaaaagaacatcatcatcatcatcaacaggaAGGATCAACTGCAAG GTTTACTACTGCAAAGAAGATGAAGTTTGTCTTTACCAATCTGTGGCTTTTGATGTCAAATTCCAAGAGGGGGTACCCAGTCCTGCACCAATTACTCTAGCCTATACTGTGGTGCCGAGAGATAATTCAGGGAGTTCGCAGTTAATGGCtgctggtaagaacttgtaa
- the LOC119290635 gene encoding protein SUPPRESSOR OF QUENCHING 1, chloroplastic-like isoform X2: protein MARQIVPSRSFHRLLTSRHYPLASPAPPLRPLLLPKALSRATAAASPQLPRRGRRPVVAASASAPAPSSPETEAVPGAWGKVSAVLFDMDGVLCNSEEPSRRAAVDVFAEMGVDVTVDDFIPFTGTGEANFLGGVARVKGVKAFSTESAKKRFFEIYLDKYAKPNSGIGFPGALELIMECKNAGLKVAVASSADRVKVDANLAAAGLPVSLFDAIVSADAFENLKPAPDIFLAASKNLGVDTDECIVIEDALAGVQAAKAAEIRCIAVTTSLDEDALQQASPVFIRKDIGDISINDILYGGSNAYHNERTENTENISSLGNASPEILNGATNAESVENTNSSSSKGQGLLGSRRDILRYGSLGIAFSCLFFTIGNWKAMQFASPKGLLNFFTGGNSSIFATNEGESLSSRVQQIKKYLADFETGGSATYVPEFPRKLDWLNTAPLQFGRDLKGRVVVLDFWTYCCINCMHVLPDLEFIEKKYKDKPFTVVGVHSAKFDNEKDLEAIRSAVLRYNVTHPVVNDGDMYLWRELGVNSWPTFVVVAPNGKVLAQISGEGHRKDLDDVVGAALEFYDERKLLQNNSLPLALEKDRDGRLITSPLKFPGKLAIDVQNNRLFISDSNHNRIVVTNLDGEFICQVGSSEEGLLDGQFDTASFNRPQGLAYNFKKNILYVADTENHALREVDFVNETVRTLAGNGTKGSDYEGGGRGTNQVLNSPWDVCYAPSEETVYIAMAGQHQIWKHNTLDGVTEVFSGNGSEKNLNGSSPTNTSFAQPSGISLDPELEELFVADSESSSIRAVNLKSGGSRWLAGGDPNFPDNLFRFGDHDGTGWDVLLQHPLGVVYASDNQIYVADSYNHKIKKLDPVTKKVTTIAGTGRAGYMDGDALSAQLSEPAGLVEVGEGRFLVADTNNSAIRSIVLNERGAEVRTLDLTGVQPPSPKPKALRRLRRRLSADTNVINVDGGSSMEGYVSLAISVPYGYHFSKEARSKFDVETEPANAIEIEPVNGSLNSDGQASLKFKRTSSSSSTGRINCKVYYCKEDEVCLYQSVAFDVKFQEGVPSPAPITLAYTVVPRDNSGSSQLMAAGKNL, encoded by the exons ATGGCGCGGCAAATCGTGCCTTCTAGAAGCTTCCACCGCCTTCTGACCTCTCGGCACTACCCGCTCGCCTCCCCGGCGCCACCGCTCCGCCCTCTACTTCTACCGAAAGCCCTATCtcgggccaccgccgccgcctccccgcaacTCCCTCGCCGGGGGCGACGtcccgtcgtcgccgcctccgcctccgccccagcgccttcctcgccggagaccgaggCGGTGCCGGGGGCATGGGGGAAGGTCTCGGCCGTGCTATTCGATATGGACGGCGTGCTCTGCAACAGCGAGGAGCCGTCGCGCCGCGCCGCCGTGGACGTCTTCGCCGAGATGGGCGTCGACGTCACCGTGGATGACTTCATCCCCTTCACGGGCACAG GCGAGGCCAATTTCCTTGGAGGTGTTGCCAGGGTGAAAGGAGTGAAAGCTTTCAGTACTGAAAGCGCCAAGAAGCGCTTTTTTGAGATATACCTTGACAAG TATGCTAAACCAAATTCTGGAATTGGGTTCCCAGGGGCTCTGGAACTCATCATGGAG TGCAAAAACGCAGGTCTGAAGGTCGCTGTTGCATCTAGCGCTGATAGGGTTAAGGTTGACGCAAATCTGGCGGCTGCTggtttgcctgtatcgct ATTTGATGCTATTGTTTCCGCTGATGCTTTTGAAAATTTAAAGCCTGCTCCAGACATATTCCTTGCAGCATCTAAGAACTTAGGTGTTGACACGGATGAG TGCATCGTGATAGAAGATGCGCTTGCTGGAGTTCAAGCTGCGAAAGCTGCGGAAATACG ATGTATTGCTGTGACGACTTCTCTAGATGAAGATGCATTACAACAAGCCAGTCCTGTGTTCATCAGAAAAGACATTGGAGATATTTCAATTAATGACATCTTGTATGGTGGTTCTAATGCTTACCACA ATGAACGGACAGAAAATACCGAGAATATTAGTTCCTTAGGAAATGCTTCTCCTGAAATTCTGAATGGAGCAACTAATGCTGAATCTGTTGAGAATACAAACTCTTCAAGTTCGAAAGGCCAAGG GTTGTTGGGTTCTCGTCGGGATATATTAAGATATGGAAGTCTTGGAATAGCTTTTTCATGTCTTTTCTTTACAATCGGAAATTGGAAG GCAATGCAGTTCGCATCTCCTAAAGGTCTGCTTAATTTTTTCACGGGTGGGAACAGTTCAATTTTTGCAACTAATGAAG GAGAATCACTGTCATCAAGAGTTCAGCAAATAAAGAAGTATTTAGCTGATTTTGAAACTGG GGGCTCTGCCACTTACGTACCTGAGTTCCCAAGAAAGCTCGACTGGCTGAATACAGCCCCACTTCAGTTTGGAAGA GATTTAAAAGGAAGAGTAGTCGTGTTGGATTTTTGGACATACTGCTGCATCAACTGCATGCATGTCTTGCCAGACCTGGAGTTTATAGAGAAGAAGTATAAAGATAAACCT TTCACTGTTGTTGGTGTGCATTCTGCCAAATTTGATAATGAAAAAGATCTTGAAGCCATCCGCAGTGCTGTCCTGCGCTACAATGTTACTCATCCA GTTGTAAATGACGGTGACATGTACTTGTGGAGAGAACTGGGGGTGAACTCTTGGCCGACGTTTGTGGTTGTCGCGCCCAATGGAAAGGTTCTAGCACAAATATCAGGCGAAGGCCACAGAAAG GACCTTGATGACGTAGTTGGTGCAGCACTTGAGTTTTATGATGAAAGGAAATTACTACAGAATAATTCCCTCCCCTTGGCATTGGAGAAGGACAGGGATGGTCGATTAATAACTTCACCACTAAAGTTTCCTGGGAAACTTGCAATTGATGTACAGAACAATCGATTATTTATATCAGACAGTAACCACAATCGAATT GTGGTCACTAACCTGGACGGGGAATTTATATGCCAAGTTGGAAGTTCGGAAGAAGGACTACTTGATGGCCAATTTGATACTGCCTCGTTTAATCGCCCTCAA GGTCTTGCATACAATTTCAAAAAGAATATCCTATATGTAGCGGACACTGAGAACCATGCACTGCG AGAGGTTGATTTTGTTAACGAGACTGTCAGAACACTAGCTGGAAATGGGACCAAAGGTTCCGACTACGAAGGAGGAGGCCGAGGAACTAATCAG GTTCTAAATTCACCATGGGATGTCTGCTATGCTCCCTCGGAGGAGACCGTGTACATTGCGATGGCGGGACAACATCAAATCTGGAAACACAACACCCTTGATGGTGTAACTGAAGTTTTCAGTGGTAATGGCTCCGAAAAAAATCTGAATGGTTCAAG CCCCACCAACACATCGTTTGCGCAGCCATCTGGGATTTCATTGGATCCTG AACTGGAGGAGTTATTTGTTGCTGATAGTGAAAGCAGTTCCATTCGAGCTGTTAATTTGAAGTCAGGGGGGTCAAGATGGCTTGCTGGGGGAGATCCAAATTTTCCAGATAATTTGTTTAGG TTTGGCGATCATGATGGGACTGGCTGGGATGTGCTACTCCAGCATCCCTTGGGTGTTGTCTATGCTAGCGATAATCAAATATATGTTGCAGATTCTTATAATCACAAG ATAAAAAAGTTAGATCCCGTCACAAAAAAAGTTACAACGATTGCTGGTACTGGACGTGCAGGATACATGGATGGTGATGCCTTGTCAGCTCAA CTATCTGAGCCAGCAGGACTTGTTGAAGTTGGAGAAG GAAGATTTCTTGTAGCAGATACAAACAACAGTGCAATCAGATCTATAGTTCTGAATGAGAGAGGTGCTGAGGTGCGCACACTAGATTTGACTGGAGTGCAGCCGCCATCACCAAAACCGAAGGCGTTGAGACGCCTAAGACGACGGTTATCAGCAGACACAAATGTTATTAATGTTGATGGTGGTTCCTCAATGGAAGGATATGTGTCTCTTGCAATCTCAGTTCCTTATGGTTACCATTTCTCGAAG GAAGCTCGCAGCAAATTTGATGTGGAAACAGAACCAGCTAATGCAATTGAGATCGAGCCAGTGAATGGATCTCTAAACTCAGATGGGCAGGCGTCACTCAAGTTCaaaagaacatcatcatcatcatcaacaggaAGGATCAACTGCAAG GTTTACTACTGCAAAGAAGATGAAGTTTGTCTTTACCAATCTGTGGCTTTTGATGTCAAATTCCAAGAGGGGGTACCCAGTCCTGCACCAATTACTCTAGCCTATACTGTGGTGCCGAGAGATAATTCAGGGAGTTCGCAGTTAATGGCtgctggtaagaacttgtaa